In Agromyces archimandritae, one genomic interval encodes:
- a CDS encoding transposase, which produces MFEAGRKRWSSEGLYQPYDAFAAGEPCRACHRALRDVEGMAEEPPILDAVSDNDAFRSAHTACGFGFWRIQDCSTDHCHRCCPPPPLSPRQIDVLRELLSPASSGPLFSWYVELTCEHAAFVTTGRADEPPHTARCAECDTTRGVIVAARSSNQRAGNPSPGAAENAEATSPRFRPLIDEQWQRVARILQPADPGNRGRPSADARTVVNAIRYRAHYGIPWRELPPSFGSWQTVARRYRQLAADGRWEQITRMLGET; this is translated from the coding sequence ATGTTCGAGGCCGGACGAAAGCGATGGTCATCGGAAGGTCTGTACCAGCCGTATGACGCCTTCGCCGCCGGCGAGCCATGCCGCGCATGCCACCGAGCACTGCGCGATGTGGAAGGCATGGCCGAAGAGCCGCCAATACTCGACGCCGTGTCCGACAACGACGCCTTCCGCTCAGCACACACGGCGTGCGGATTCGGGTTCTGGAGGATTCAGGACTGCTCGACCGACCACTGCCATCGATGCTGCCCTCCACCACCATTGAGCCCGCGCCAGATCGACGTTCTGCGCGAGCTCCTGTCCCCCGCCTCATCTGGCCCGCTGTTCAGCTGGTACGTCGAGCTCACGTGCGAGCACGCCGCGTTCGTGACAACCGGTCGAGCAGACGAGCCTCCACACACGGCCCGATGCGCGGAGTGCGACACGACGCGCGGCGTGATCGTTGCCGCTCGCAGCAGCAACCAGCGCGCCGGCAACCCCTCGCCCGGGGCAGCTGAGAACGCCGAAGCAACCAGTCCCCGTTTTCGGCCGCTCATTGACGAGCAATGGCAACGGGTCGCGCGCATCCTGCAGCCGGCAGATCCAGGGAACCGCGGCCGCCCCAGTGCGGACGCACGCACCGTCGTGAACGCCATCCGCTATCGCGCGCACTACGGCATCCCCTGGCGTGAGCTCCCACCGTCATTCGGGTCGTGGCAGACGGTGGCGCGTCGATACCGACAGCTCGCCGCCGACGGCCGATGGGAGCAGATCACGCGAATGCTCGGCGAGACCTGA
- a CDS encoding helix-turn-helix domain-containing protein, with the protein MAEPLKKVLGSHVRGLRLERRLSQEELAEQLGVSARYLAGIERGERNLTLDSVDALAGQLNVAADVLLMRV; encoded by the coding sequence GTGGCAGAACCGCTGAAGAAGGTGCTGGGATCGCACGTGCGCGGTCTCCGCCTCGAGCGTCGCCTGTCGCAGGAGGAGCTCGCTGAACAACTCGGAGTGTCTGCCCGATACCTGGCCGGCATCGAGCGCGGCGAGCGGAACCTCACATTGGACTCGGTAGACGCCCTCGCTGGGCAGCTGAACGTTGCGGCGGATGTGCTTCTGATGCGTGTATGA
- a CDS encoding adenine-specific methyltransferase EcoRI family protein codes for MSTVANRTSSLNAAKAAKNDEFYTQWADIEREVNAYLEYDPDVFRGKVLLLPCDDPEWSNFAKFFALHFVELGLKKLISTSYAPDSNPALFSYEPTLFEMDDPKFDETKTRANGKKFVLEPEDINGDGVVNIDDLQWDYLEGDGDFRSTEVTALRDEADIIITNPPFSLFREFLTWIQKGAKQFSIIGNENAIAYKNVFRLIKQNKIWKGATANSTDMVFGVPKGYPVKESDRLKAEKLGYPPDDEHHYTRLGNSCWFTNIEHGRRHEPLQLMTMADNLRYNKKLITTLDGGTTYQRYDNFDAIEVPYTDAIPSDYEGVMGVPITWLAKYNPDQFEIIGTDETDYEPTKLYKAKRKVVNGSPVKSNTGSGGGYIRVEAFGSGTYFDVGYPVRRMYKRIFIRHRKDA; via the coding sequence ATGTCGACGGTCGCGAATCGGACTTCGAGCCTCAACGCGGCCAAGGCGGCCAAGAACGACGAGTTCTACACGCAATGGGCGGACATCGAGCGCGAGGTCAACGCTTACCTCGAGTACGACCCCGACGTGTTCCGCGGCAAGGTTCTCCTGCTTCCGTGCGACGATCCCGAGTGGTCGAACTTCGCAAAGTTCTTCGCCCTCCACTTCGTCGAACTTGGGCTCAAGAAGCTGATCTCGACGTCGTACGCCCCAGATAGCAATCCCGCGCTTTTCTCGTACGAGCCGACCCTCTTCGAGATGGATGATCCGAAGTTTGACGAGACCAAGACCCGCGCCAACGGGAAGAAGTTCGTCCTCGAGCCTGAGGACATCAACGGTGATGGTGTAGTCAACATCGATGACCTGCAGTGGGACTATCTCGAGGGCGACGGGGATTTTCGCAGTACCGAGGTCACCGCGCTGCGAGACGAAGCTGACATCATCATCACCAACCCGCCGTTCAGCCTGTTCCGCGAGTTCCTGACGTGGATCCAGAAGGGTGCGAAGCAGTTCTCGATTATCGGCAATGAGAATGCAATCGCCTATAAGAACGTGTTCCGACTGATCAAGCAAAACAAGATCTGGAAGGGCGCGACGGCGAACAGCACAGACATGGTCTTTGGCGTACCCAAGGGGTATCCGGTCAAGGAGAGCGATCGACTTAAGGCCGAGAAGCTCGGTTATCCTCCCGACGATGAGCATCACTACACGCGTCTTGGTAACTCGTGCTGGTTCACCAACATTGAGCATGGACGACGGCACGAGCCGCTCCAGCTAATGACGATGGCGGACAACCTGCGCTACAACAAGAAGCTGATCACCACCCTAGACGGCGGGACGACGTACCAGCGCTACGACAACTTCGATGCCATCGAGGTTCCGTATACCGATGCGATCCCGTCGGACTACGAGGGAGTCATGGGTGTCCCAATCACCTGGTTGGCCAAGTACAACCCAGATCAGTTCGAGATCATTGGGACGGACGAAACGGACTATGAGCCAACCAAGCTCTACAAGGCGAAGCGGAAGGTGGTCAATGGCAGTCCGGTGAAGTCGAACACAGGCTCAGGTGGAGGCTACATCCGCGTCGAAGCATTCGGATCCGGCACCTACTTCGACGTTGGGTAT